The nucleotide window CGGCGGCGCTGAGAGTCAGGGGCCATTCGGTCATCATGCTGGGTGGGGGCAGCGTGTTTCTGGACAATATCCGGCGCGAAAAGGTGGATATTGTCTTCAATATCGCTGAGGGCAGGGGTAGCTACCGCAGCCGGGAAGCTCAGGTGCCGGCTATCCTGGAGATGCTGGATATACCATACGTCGGCTCGGACCCTCAGTGCCTGGCAATTTGCCTGGATAAAGCGGTTACCAAGAAACTGGTGGTCGCTGACGGTATTGTTACCCCGGAGTGGCGCGTAATCACTGATGGGGAAGAGCTTGCCCGGATATCCTGGAATGACTTTCCCTTTCCGGCTATTATCAAACCGGCCTATGAAGGTTCGAGTAAAGGTATCCGCCTTGATTCAATTGCGCATACGGCGGAGCAGGTCACTGCGATGGCGCGAAAACTGTTATCCCTGTACTGTCAGCCGGTGATGGTGGAGGAGTTCATCGCCGGGGATGAAATTACCGTGGGCATTGTGGGCAACTCCCCGCCGGAAGTGGTGGGACTGATGCGTGTCCTGTCACGGAGAAATGAGGCGTTCTTTGTCTACTCAGTGGAGGTAAAAAGGGACTGGAAAGTCCTGGTTGATTATGAATGTCCTGCCCGTGTCGGCGAAGCGGTGTGGGACAGGATATCGGCGGCCAGTCTCAAGGTTTTTAAGACGCTGGGGTGCCGTGATTTTGCCCGGCTGGACTTCAGGGTCAGCCGGGAAGGGATACCCTATTTTCTGGAAGTAAACCCTTTGCCCGGTCTGGGGACTCACAGTGACCTGGTTATTATGGCTCAAAAGATGGGCCGGGCGCATCAGGAACTGATATGCGCCGTGCTGGATAGCGCCCTGGGAAGGTACCCGCAATGCGTACGCGTATAGCTATCGTCTACAACAAACCGTGCCCTTCACGCTATGACGCCACCGGTGAGACGAAAGCCGTGGTTGACGTTCTTCAGTCGGTAGACGCGGTGTACCAGGCTTTACTTGAGCTTGGTTATTACGCGGTCCGGGTGCCGCTGTCACCACCCGTGGAGCGGGTCAGAAGAGACCTCAACTCTCTGGATGTAGACCTGGTTTTTAACCTTTTTGAGGGTTTTTGCGGCTATCCTGAGACGGAAGTGTTGGTTCCCGAAACCCTGGAAGAGATGTGGATAGCCTGTACCGGCTGTCATGGAAGTGTGTTGAAGCTGACGATAGATAAGGCCAAAGTAAAGGCGATGATGAAGGCCGCCGGGATCCCGACACCGGATTTCCAGGTGCTCAACCCCCGGATAATGCATATGTTCCAGCTTAAATATCCGTG belongs to Dehalococcoidales bacterium and includes:
- a CDS encoding D-alanine--D-alanine ligase → MRIGLAYDLKEAIPVEGGGPDDALEEYDSAATVELIAAALRVRGHSVIMLGGGSVFLDNIRREKVDIVFNIAEGRGSYRSREAQVPAILEMLDIPYVGSDPQCLAICLDKAVTKKLVVADGIVTPEWRVITDGEELARISWNDFPFPAIIKPAYEGSSKGIRLDSIAHTAEQVTAMARKLLSLYCQPVMVEEFIAGDEITVGIVGNSPPEVVGLMRVLSRRNEAFFVYSVEVKRDWKVLVDYECPARVGEAVWDRISAASLKVFKTLGCRDFARLDFRVSREGIPYFLEVNPLPGLGTHSDLVIMAQKMGRAHQELICAVLDSALGRYPQCVRV